The genome window GCCGCTGGCAGAGCCTTCGGGGCGTTGTTGCGGAACTGCTCCATCAGCTCAATCTGAACGCGAAGATCCTGGAAGCCGCCGTAAAGTTTTTGCCGACCTTTCAATGTCTTAAGGCCGCCTTTCCATCCGGCCTTGTCCAGCTCCATCAGATATCGAATGCGTTTTAACAGCTTTCGCAGCCGATGTATGTCCTCGTCCGGGGATGTGACCATCAGCTCCGCGGTACGCCTGTTGAACTGTCTAATACGTTGCTCAACGACTTTTCGGATGTCTTTCGGGGTAAGTTTGCCTGCGAGTTTGTTGAATTTCCGGGAATCGATCAGGTGGTGCCAGTCGTTCATGCTGTCGTGATAGTGCTTGCCATTCAGTTTATTAACCAGCCGGGCGTGTTCTTCCTCTGCCTCGTTTTCAAAGTAGGTGTGAAGGGTGGTTCGCAGCTCTTCGTTGCCCTGGCACAGCCGTGCCAGGTCCTCGAGCAAGACGTGCAGATCCCGGAGCCGCCCAGTGGCTTTGGCATGCCGTTTCAGTTGTTTTATTGCCCGGGAGAGGAGATTGTCTCGGGTCACCTCCTGTATGGATTCGGCAATGGCCCGGCTGCGGCGGATGGCAATGCGATAATGGTGCAGGAATTCATTGTCCAGCCCGAGAATGACGCCGGGTTCCAGCTGGTTGATAACGGTGAGCTGGTGCCTGAGTGCTGCCGGAATATCCTTGGCCGGATTGTTGCCGTCGGTTTCCGCTCGTTTTTTCAGCTTGCGGGCAAAGTCGGGGTAGCTGAAGTCCTTTGGGGTAAGAAATCGATCCAGCCTGCCCTTGCCTTTTTTCAGCTCGCACCAGTGGTCCACCGGGATGTGAATGTGGATAAAGCTCGCTGTGGGGAGGTGGGCCGGCGGGTGTTTGAGCAGCCATTGGGCTAGCTCAAGGAGCGCCGGGTTGTGGCCGATTAGAGCAATCTGCTCCTCGTTTTCACGCTTTTGCAGCCAATGGACGAGCTGTTGATAGTCAAAGGTGTAGAGTTCAGGGCTTACATGGGCGCGTCCCGCAGGGAAGGTCGCCGGCAGCACCCCTGCAAGAGTCTGCTTTGCGCGTTCGGCATTGCTGGCATACAGAACGGCATCAAAGCCGCCGTTTTGGGTCAGAGCTTTGCCCAGCGGTGCCAGTTGTTTTTCACCCCTCGCATTGAGTGGGCGCTCCCGGTCACCAAGGTCCTCGTCTGCCCAGCTGGATTTGGCATGTCGGATCAGGAAGAGGTGTTTCATGTTGCTGCCTTGCTACTTGGACTTTTTGGACTTTCGTCTGAAAATGCTCAAGGTCCTTAGGGTGCAGTCGATAAGCCAACCATGTGAGAACCCATGAACAGTCACAGTGTAGTGACAGATGGTGGGGCTCGCCGTGTGAACGTCGGTAAATCTGTTTTAACAAATTGGAACAGTGCTTCTGGCGCAAGTGTATAAGCTGTCGCTCAATATCTCTCCGAGGATCCGTTGTAATGAACGTTTTGAATCATCTGCGCATTCGCACCCGGCTGCTGCTGGCCGTACTGATACCGGTACTGATTACGGCAGCGACCATCGCCTGGATTACCGTTAGCCAGATTCAGGCCGAGGGCGAGGCAGAGCTTGAGCGTATGGAAACGAACCTGCTGGACGCCCGCAAAGCAGGGCTGAAGAACCTGGTTAATACTGCCCGCGCCGTTGTGCTTCATGCCAAGAATGATCCCGCGCTTTCCGAGGAAGAGGCCAAGGAGGAAGCCGCGGCACGATTGCGTTCGATTCGTTATGATGAAACGAATTACGTGTTCGCCTATACCCGAGACGTCTATAACCTCGCTTATGCCCCGGATCCCTCGAAGGAGGGCCCCACAAATAATCCTACCGTGAGAAAGCTGATCGCTTCTCTTTACGATGCCGCTGAATCAGACGGCTTTTTCGCCTATAACTGGGCAAATCCGGCATCTGGTAACGAAGAACCAAAGGTTTCCTATTCCACCATCATTCCTGATTGGGACTGGATGATCGGCACCGGCGTCTACGTTACCAATATTGATAAGCAGGTGGCTAAAGCCAGGGCCGACATTGAAGATGAAATAGCCTCTGCCCTCGGATTTATCCTGTTGGTGACGTCGGTCATTGTGGTGATTTCATTGCTGATAGGCCTGCTGGTGGGCCGTACTGTTACCGGGCCCCTGAACACCGTGAGCAATATGATGCAGGAAATCGCCAATGGTGATGGCGATTTGCGTCAACGGCTGCCGGAAGAGGGTACCGATGAGCTTGCTGAGCTGGGCCGTCGTTTCAACGCCTTTGTCATCAAGATTCAGACCACGATTCGTGAGGTGGGTGCCACCACAGATCAGGTCGCGTCGGCCGCAGAAGAGCTGAGCCGTGTAGCCAGTGAAACCCGCGCCTCGGTTCAGGAACAGGGTTCCGAGACCGATCAGATTGCCTCTGCCATCAACGAAATGGCAGCAACCATCCAGCAGATTTCCGGAAACGCCAATGAGGTTGAAGGGGCTGCTTCCGACGCGGATCGCATGGCCCGTGAGGGCGGTGAAACCATCGCCAGCGCGCAAGGATCGGTAAATAAACTTTCCGAAGAGATTCAGGAAAGCGCCCGAAACATTGATGCGCTGGCTGAAAAATCGGACGACATTCAGCAGGTCCTGGATGTGATTCACGCGGTTACCGAGCAGACTAACCTGCTGGCCCTGAACGCGGCAATTGAGGCTGCCCGTGCTGGTGAGCATGGCCGCGGTTTTTCTGTAGTTGCCGATGAGGTTCGTCAGTTGGCGAAGCGCAGTGCCGAGTCTGCTGATCAGATTCGTGAAATGATTGACGGTTTTGTTACCGAGTCCCGCTCCGCGGTTGAACGCATGAATAAGTCCCGGGATCGGTCATCCGAGACTGTTGAGCGCATCGATCATGCAACCAGCGCTCTGGGCACCATCGAAAAATCAGTGGGACAGATCCACGATCAGGTTACCCAGATTGCGACTGCAGCAGAGCAGCAAAGCCAGGTTGCTGAAGAGATCAACCAGAACGTCGTGCGCATTGTGGATGCGGCGCAGCGTAGTGATACCGGTGTCACTCAAACCAACGAGGCGAGCCATGAGCTGGCCCGGCTGGGCGAGAGCCTGAGGGAGCTTATTGGCCAGTTCAAGGTGTGAGTCAGTAGGCCCGGCGTTGTTTTAGCAGTTGACGAAGCCGCCGGGAACGACGGGCTCTTGAGAACGCAGTTGTGACCCGGATGAGTTGCCGACGTCAGGAACAGGATTGGCACCGAGGCGTTCCCGCTTTCATCCAGAAAACAGAGACCGGTAGTGCGCCCTGTTCTTGAACGTAGAGCAAGCAATACTAATGACCCAGGTTATCGGACTGCTCTTGGCTTCGAGGGCCATCACGGGCTAGTATTGGGTGCGTTTTGGCAATATCTATATTACATAATAACTCAATTGATGGTGCTAACAATGATGACTCGTCTGTTCAGAATGGCAGCGGTGACGCTGTTGCTCTCTGTTAGTTCACTCAGCATGGCTGAGGAAAACTTTACTCTGCGCCTTGCGCAGACCTGGGGCCCAAACACTCCGATTCTGGGTGAGGCTGTCCAGCATATGGCCGATATGGCAGAAACCATGTCTGCCGGCCGTCTCAAGATCCGGATTGATGGTTCCAACAAGCACAAGGCGCCTTTCGGTATCTTCGATCTGGTTCGCAATGGCCAGTATGAAATGGGGCACACAGCGTCCTATTACTACAAGGGCACTATCCCGAACGCTATGTATTTCACCACTGTACCGTTCGGCATGATCGCCCCGGAGCAATACGCCTGGTTTTACCATGGTGGGGGTATGGAGCTGATGCAGGAGGTGTATGAACCCTATGGCCTGCTTTCCTTCCCGGGCGGCAATACTGGCAACCAGATGGGTGGCTGGTTTCGTGAAGAGATCAATTCTGTGGAAGACCTGGAGGGCCTGAAGATGCGGACTCCGGGCTTTGCTGGCGAAGTGATGTCCGAGCTTGGCGTTGCCGTGACCAACCTGCCACCGGGCGAGCTTTACAGCGCGCTCGAACGCGGGACTATTGATGCGTTGGAATGGGTTGGTCCGGCCCTGGATTTCAGGATGGGGTTCCACCAGATTGCCAAGTATTACTACTCCGGCTGGCAGGAGCCAGGTGCAGAAGTGCAATTCCTGGTTAACCAGAAGACCTGGGAAAGCCTGCCCAAGGATCTGCAAGAGATTCTGCGAGTCGCCATGCGCACTGCTGCCTATGACATGTACATCCAGAACTATGACGAGAGTGGCGTTGCCTGGGATCGCATGCAGGAAGACTACCCCGATGTGACTCACAAGACCTTCCCGCCGGAAGTGATCGAGGCGTTGCGCGGTGCCACCAACAAGCTTTTGGAAGAAGCCGCCGAGAAGGACGAGCTGGCGAAGAAGATCATTACTTCCCAGCGCGAATACCTGCATAAGGTGCGCCAGTGGACCAATATTTCGGATAAGGCCTACCTCGACAGCGTAGCTGACCAGTAAGGCAGAGACGTTTCCCATCCCTATCAAAACGGAGGCCCAGGCCTCCGTTTTTTTGTCCCCGGGGTTTCACAAAACTGCAACAGATGGTCTATAACTTCGTGATAACAATTGGTTAGCAAACTCCCGAATCAACCGTTATCAAGGAAACGTTATGACCAGGTCTTATCGTTCGACACGGAAGCAGGCACTGTTGTTGTCTGCCACACTGGCCGCCGGAAGCTTCTCAGGCTCGGCAATGGCGGAAGAGTTACGTTTGATCACCTGGGGTGGCTATGCGCCAGATGACGTGGTGGCGCAGTTCGAGAAAGAAACCGGCATAGATGTGAAGGTTACTCTGTCGAACAACGAGGATATGATTTCCAAGCTTCGCGCCACCGGCGGTGCCGGTTTTGATCTGGCTCAGCCCAGCCAGGACCGGATTGTCGGAGTCCAGCGCCAGTTCAATATATACAAGCCAGTGGATTTCACCCGCATCAATACAGATAACCTGCAGCCCTCCATGGTCAAGGCGACCCAGAACTCTACCGAACTGGATGGCAATTTCTATGGTGTGCCTTCGGTATGGGGTACCAGTGGCCTGATTGTTCACAGCTCCGTGGCGGATACGGTTACGGACTACACGGACTTGTGTGACCCGTCAGTCGAGGGACAGGTGAGTTACCGGCTGAAACGCCCAACTCTGATCGGTTTCGCGTTTGCCATGGGCATGGATCCGTTTGCGGCTTACGCCGATCGTGACGGGTACCAGTCCATCATGACGAAAGTGGAAGACAAGCTGATTGACTGCAAGGGCATCGTAAAGACCTACTGGACCGGTGGCGACCAGTTGCTGGCGCTGCTGCGCACAGGAGAAGTGAAAGCGGCGATGGCGTGGGATGCCGGCGGCTGGAAGCTTAACGCGGAGAATCCGGAGATCCGTTTTGTGGCCCCGGATTCCGGTGCGTTGGGCTGGATTGACACGTTTGCCATTCCCCGCCGCAGTGAAAATGAAGAGGCTGCCTATAAATGGATCAATTTCGTGATGCAGCCGGAAATTGCCGCGAAGATCACCAATGCGTCCGGTAATTTTACCGCCTCCAGGGGCGCGGACGCGTTTGTTAAGGACGATTTGCGGGATGCCTACCGTGCCAGCTTCAACGACGCGGCAATAAACAATATCAAGTGGTACCCACCGGTGCCGCCGGGCCTGGAAACCATGGAAGGGCAGGTGCTGGATCGCGTCCAGGCGGCGAACTGATCCGCATGGGAATGGATTCAGACCTTTTCTGTTCCGATCTGGTTCGCCGCTTTGGTAATAATGCTGCGGTGGACCATATCTCCCTTGACGTGCCTGCGGGCACGTTTTTCTCCATTCTGGGGCCATCCGGTTGTGGCAAGACCACGTTGCTTCGTTTGCTGGCCGGTTTCGACAAGCCGGATGCAGGGGATATCCACATCCGTGGCCAGCGAATGAATGATGTGCCGCCTAATCGCCGGCCGGTGAACATGGTGTTTCAGCATCTGGCGTTGTTTCCCACCATGTCGGTGGGCGATAACATCGGCTATGGGCTGAAACGCCAGAAGGTGCCGGCGTCCGAGCGCCGTAAGCGCATCGCGGGCGTGCTGGAGCAGGTGGGCCTGCCGGGGCTGGAGGACCGGGATCCGCAACAATTGTCCGGCGGACAGCGTCAACGTGTGGCGCTTGCCCGCTGCCTGGTGCTGGAGCCGACGCTGTTGTTGCTGGACGAACCACTGGGGGCGCTTGACCTGAAACTGCGTGAGCAGATGAAGGTGGAGTTGAAACACCTGCAGAAGTCGTTTGGCACCACGTTCGTATACATCACCCATGACCAGTCTGAGGCCATGGTGATGTCGGACCAGGTTGCGGTCATGCGCGACGGGCGCTTTGACCAGGTTGCTCCGCCCGAGAAGCTTTACCGGGAACCGGCAACACCGTTTGTTGCTGGCTTCGTGGGTGATAACAACCGCATTGGTGGCGAATTGGTTGCGGTGCGTGAGGATCTTGCCGAGATCCGTCTTGACGATGGTTCTCTTGTTCAGGGGCGCGTGGCCTCCGCCGGTCTCGAGCCGGGCCAACGGGCTGAGCTGTTTATCAGGCCTGAATCCCTCTTGCTGAGCGGTGATGCACTGAGCAGTGGGCGTTTCTCTGCCATGCAGGCGAGCGTGAAGGCAACGCTGTTTGATGGCGCCAATAGCCGGGCCGAAGTAGAGAGCAACGGCCAGACGCTGTACGCACGATTACCGCAGGATGGTTCGGCACCGAGGCTCAATGAGAATGCCACGGTTCTGTTGGCGTGGGATCCCTCGCTGGCCCGGGTCTTTGCTGCGGAGGCGGTATGAAATCTTCGGCCAGCAAACTCTCTCTCTGGCTTTTTCTGGCGCCATTCCTGCTCTGGATTGTCTTGCTCGTTGTGGTGCCGCACCTGCAGATGCTGCGGGTGTCATTTCAGGTACGTGAGAGCTGGGACACACTGGCCTGGGGTCTGGAGCAATACCAGAATTTCTTCACCGAATCCTATTACTGGCGGACGTTCGTACGAACGGGGGTGATTTCACTTTTCACCACCTTCCTGACGTTGATTATCGCTTTCCCGATTGCGTGGTACATCGCCAAGCTGGCCCGGGGACGCTCAAAGGGCATTCTGTTCCTGGCCTGCCTCATTCCTTTCTGGGCCAGTGAACTGGTCCGCACCTACGGCTGGATGATTCTGCTACGGGAGAGCGGGCTGTTCAGTTCCTGGCTCCAGTTGCTGGGCTGGGCGGATGGGCCGGTGGAAATGCTGTACAACGATGTGGCTGTGATTATTGGCCTGGTCTACAACGGGTTGCTGTTTATGCTGGTGCCACTGGTGACAACCCTTGATGGCATGGATGAAAATCTCGTTGAAGCCGGTTACGACCTCGGTGGCAACCACGCCACGGTGCTCAGGGAAGTCGTTGTGCCCTGGGCCATGCCCGGTATCGTGTCAGGCTGCATCGTGGTGTTTATGCTGACTCTGGGCAGTTACCTCACACCGGTTCTTATGGGGGGCAAGGACAGCGCCTGGTTCACCCAGCAGATTTTCACCCAGTTCATTACCCGGTTTAACTGGGAGCAGGGTGCCGCCCTTGGCGTGTTACTGCTGGTGTTGTCGTCTGTCATTGTCTGGCTGGGTCTGAAGCTCACCGGCCAGTCGCTGCGCAAGGTGATGGGGTAACGTAATGATTCGCTCGGTGCCCCGTTCCCGCTGGTTTGATAGCCTTTATCTGGCCTACCTGGTGGGCTTTTTCGTGTATCTGGCCTTACCTCTTCTGGTCACCGGTGTGTTTGCCTTCAACGATGCCAGCTTTCCGTCACTGCCCTGGAAGGGCTTCACGCTGGACTGGTATCTGGCGGATGGCTCGGCGGGTCGCACGGGACTGTTTCACGATGATGGCTTGCTGTCTGCGCTGTGGGTCAGTGCCCAGATCGCATTCTGGGTGACGGTGGTGAGCGTGGCGCTGGGGTGTGTGAATGCGGTTCTGTTTGAGCGTGTGCATTTTCGTGGCAAGGAATTCCTGTACCTGTTGATGCTATTACCGCTGGTGATTCCTGGTGTCATTCTGGGTGTTTCGATCCTGGTTTTTTACAGCGGCATGGCCAACGATATCTCCCGCACATGGGGGCTGGAGCTGGATGTGTTTCGTCCCGGCATGACCCTGGTGGTGATGGGCCAGGTGACCTTCATTACCACTCTGAGCACCCTCGTTATTGCGGCGAGGCTGCGCAAGTTTGATCCGCAACTGGAAGAGGCCGCGTTGAACCTGGGGGCGACGCCGGTTGTGGCCTGGTTCACTGTCACCCTGCCGTGGCTACTGCCGTCCATATTCGGAGCCGCTGCCATGGCGTTTCTGATGTCATTCGAGAACTTCAATACCACGGTGATGCTCACGGGTAGCGATACCCCGCTTACGGTGGCTCTGTTCAATCGCCTGCGCGAGGGCTCTACGCCTGTGCTTAATGCCGTGGCACTTTTGCTGATGGTGGGTTCTGCCTTACTGGCGATCGTGGCCATGGGGCGTTCTCGGTCAGCGGATCGATAGTGTACATGTAACTGGAACGTAAAATTTGTATTCGGGGGTTACCGAATCGACTGGTTTATGGTCTATTGATCTATAACTAGTTTCGATTGTTATCTTTCAGGTCCGCTCTCCTGATGCATATGCCCCGCCCTCTGTACCTGATCATTTCCCTGTTTCTGGCTATCAGTATGGCTCAGTTAGCGCATGCTGCTTCCCAGCCAGTCAGCGAAGGCTGGGAGTATCGCTGGGGGGATTCGCCATTTAACGCAGAAGGTGTGCCGGAATGGACGAGGAAGGATGAGTCCGGGCAATGGCATGACATTGGCTTTCCCTCCAATCCGCCAAATCGCGATGGTCGTGAACATGTCTGGTATCGGGTGACGCTGCCAGCCGGGGAATGGCAGGAACCTGTCCTGTACATTTTCAGCGTTGATATCATTGTGCAGGTGTACCTGGATGGCGAGAAAATCTACCAGTATGGCTCTTTCGACAAGCAGGGTCGGGGGGCGTTCGAAGGCTGGCCATGGCATGAAATCAGTCTGCCGGAAGAGTACGAAAACAAGACTGTATATTTCCGCGTGTTTTCGGATTACACCGACATAGGTTTGTGGGGCGAAGTCTCCATCATGAATCACCCTGATCTGGTTCTGTACATTGTCGGGAGCTCGCTGGAATCCCTGATTATTGCAGGCTTTTCTTCGCTGATAGCGATGCTCGCGCTGATATTCGCCTTGATGCAAACAGAGAAGCGGACTTTTGCCAGTATTGCCCTGTTTACCTTTTCCTCTTCCGTGATGTTGGTGTCGGAGAGTCAGGCAAGTCTTTTGATTGCCTACAAACCGCTTCTGTGGGATTACCTGGCAGCCGGTTCCTACTATATGTTGCCCGTGGCGATGGCGTTATTGCTGGGGCAATGGCTGGCGGGTCACCGTCCCTGGATCATCAATCTGATCTGGAAGCTGCATGCGGTGTACCTGATCGGCGCGATCGGCCTGGCCCTGACGGGCGCGGTGGATCTTTCATCTACCTTCCCGCCCTTTGATGGCCTCTTTCTGATTTCGCTGGTGACGATAGGCGCAGTGCTTGTGCGGCGGTTTCGCCAAATGTCGCGGGAGCAGCAGTCCCTCCTTGTGGCCTATGGTGTTTTCTGCGTACTGCTAATTGCGGATATGGCAGTAGCCCACGGCGTTTTGCCGTGGGTCAGGGTGCCGGTAAGCTGGGGCATGCTGGTCTTTTCACTGACGGTGGTCATGATCTCCCTCCGGCATTTTGTCGCAACCCAGAAAGCTCTCAGGGACCTCAATGTATCTCTTGAGGAACAGGTAGCCGAGCGGACGGCGAGCGCTGAGTCTCTTGCCCGCCGTGAACAGGCTCGGGTACGCATGCTGACTTTCGAAAATGAAAAAAACAGGGTTCTGAGCGATGTGATCACCGAGCTCCAGGATTGCGTGGGGCTTGACCAGGCTTTGAGTCTGTTGGCAAGGGCTATGCCGGATCTCTGCAGCCCTTTGCGCGGGGTGTTCTACGGTCGATCACGGGAAGGCGTATACGAGCGCATTGGAGAGTGGGGGTTTCGGGGAGAAACTGACATGCTCCCGCTCAGGCTTGAAAGCGGGAAAAACCTTCCAAAGCCAACGGTGTTGCCCCCACCCTCCCATGAATGTCCAAAACAACAGGCAGGAGATGAACTGGGTGGCCTCATGTGTTTCTGGGTCAATCTCGAGTCTGCCAGCGACGGGAGAGTCACCGAGGGTGTGCTTCTGCTTGAGGGCGATGGTGTATTTGCGCTGGCCGAGACCGAATACGGATCAGCCAGGCTATTTACCGCGTTGGACCAGGCGGTCCAGCGCATTGGCATTGCCCTTTCAAGCATTTCCCTGAGAGAGGACCTGCAAAAGTTTTCCTACGAGGATGCCCTTACCGGCCTCAAAAACCGTCGATACTTCGACCAGCTGTTCGAGCATGAATGTGCCGTGGCGCATCGCAAAGAATTGCCTTTGTCGCTGTTGTTGGTCGATATCGACCATTTCAAGAACTTCAATGACACTCATGGCCATGAATCTGGAGACAGAGCATTGCAATCTGTGGCTATGGTGTTGCAACGACAGTTCCGGGACAGCGATGTTGTTTGCCGTTATGGCGGAGAAGAGTTCGTGGTCATTATGCCGGGCGCGATAACGTCGGATGCCAGGGAGCGCGCGCAGAACCTCTGTGAGGCTGTCAGTGATGTGCCGGTCATCTACCATGGTAAGGATCTGGGGCGGCTGACGGTGTCTGTTGGAGTGGCGTGTTGGCCAGACAGTGGCAGCGGGCCTGAAGGGCTCCTGAGTCTGGCAGATAAAGCTCTTTATCTGGCCAAGGAGGAAGGGCGTAACCGGGTCGAAATATACGGAAGTCAGGCAGCATGAAAAAGGGGGGCATCGCCCCCCCCTTTTTTTTTTTCAGGTTTTCGGTTTCACCAACCCGGCGATCTCAAACCACGAGGACCGGGCATTTTGCGTTCGACGCTACCCGGTGTGAAACACTGCCCAGGAACATACCATCCTTGCCGCTGTGCGTGCCCTGCGTGCCAATCACAATCAGATCTACGCCTTTGTCCTCGGCAAAATCAACGATGACTTTTGAGGGTTTGCCCGCTTTCACGAAACCCCGGACGTTTTTGCCCCCACGTTCTGCAGCCAGCGCTTTCGCATGCTCTACGATGTCCTTGGCATATTCCGACAGCACCTTGTCCGGAATGTCCATTCCTTCAGGGCGACCGATCGACAGGGACGCCTCAAACAGGCTGTGATGTTTGTAAACACAGAGCAGATAGATCTCGGCGTCCATGAGCTTTTGCAGTCCAATGGCCTTGTCCATGGCTTCGAAGGAAGACTCGGAGCCGTCAACGGCCACCAGTATTTTTGTGAACATATTCTTCTCCCTGAAATTGGTCTCTACAGCCTTCAGCGGAACGCCACGTCACGCAGGAACAGTGCAATCTGCGGGAAGGCGATGATTAGGCCTGCGGCAGCAACCAGCATAAAAACAAACGGTGGCGTACCGCGGATAACTTCCCAGTACGGCCGCTTGAATATGGCTATGGC of Marinobacter sediminum contains these proteins:
- a CDS encoding TRAP transporter substrate-binding protein, producing the protein MMTRLFRMAAVTLLLSVSSLSMAEENFTLRLAQTWGPNTPILGEAVQHMADMAETMSAGRLKIRIDGSNKHKAPFGIFDLVRNGQYEMGHTASYYYKGTIPNAMYFTTVPFGMIAPEQYAWFYHGGGMELMQEVYEPYGLLSFPGGNTGNQMGGWFREEINSVEDLEGLKMRTPGFAGEVMSELGVAVTNLPPGELYSALERGTIDALEWVGPALDFRMGFHQIAKYYYSGWQEPGAEVQFLVNQKTWESLPKDLQEILRVAMRTAAYDMYIQNYDESGVAWDRMQEDYPDVTHKTFPPEVIEALRGATNKLLEEAAEKDELAKKIITSQREYLHKVRQWTNISDKAYLDSVADQ
- a CDS encoding ABC transporter ATP-binding protein encodes the protein MGMDSDLFCSDLVRRFGNNAAVDHISLDVPAGTFFSILGPSGCGKTTLLRLLAGFDKPDAGDIHIRGQRMNDVPPNRRPVNMVFQHLALFPTMSVGDNIGYGLKRQKVPASERRKRIAGVLEQVGLPGLEDRDPQQLSGGQRQRVALARCLVLEPTLLLLDEPLGALDLKLREQMKVELKHLQKSFGTTFVYITHDQSEAMVMSDQVAVMRDGRFDQVAPPEKLYREPATPFVAGFVGDNNRIGGELVAVREDLAEIRLDDGSLVQGRVASAGLEPGQRAELFIRPESLLLSGDALSSGRFSAMQASVKATLFDGANSRAEVESNGQTLYARLPQDGSAPRLNENATVLLAWDPSLARVFAAEAV
- a CDS encoding ABC transporter permease — protein: MIRSVPRSRWFDSLYLAYLVGFFVYLALPLLVTGVFAFNDASFPSLPWKGFTLDWYLADGSAGRTGLFHDDGLLSALWVSAQIAFWVTVVSVALGCVNAVLFERVHFRGKEFLYLLMLLPLVIPGVILGVSILVFYSGMANDISRTWGLELDVFRPGMTLVVMGQVTFITTLSTLVIAARLRKFDPQLEEAALNLGATPVVAWFTVTLPWLLPSIFGAAAMAFLMSFENFNTTVMLTGSDTPLTVALFNRLREGSTPVLNAVALLLMVGSALLAIVAMGRSRSADR
- a CDS encoding universal stress protein, which produces MFTKILVAVDGSESSFEAMDKAIGLQKLMDAEIYLLCVYKHHSLFEASLSIGRPEGMDIPDKVLSEYAKDIVEHAKALAAERGGKNVRGFVKAGKPSKVIVDFAEDKGVDLIVIGTQGTHSGKDGMFLGSVSHRVASNAKCPVLVV
- a CDS encoding extracellular solute-binding protein; translation: MTRSYRSTRKQALLLSATLAAGSFSGSAMAEELRLITWGGYAPDDVVAQFEKETGIDVKVTLSNNEDMISKLRATGGAGFDLAQPSQDRIVGVQRQFNIYKPVDFTRINTDNLQPSMVKATQNSTELDGNFYGVPSVWGTSGLIVHSSVADTVTDYTDLCDPSVEGQVSYRLKRPTLIGFAFAMGMDPFAAYADRDGYQSIMTKVEDKLIDCKGIVKTYWTGGDQLLALLRTGEVKAAMAWDAGGWKLNAENPEIRFVAPDSGALGWIDTFAIPRRSENEEAAYKWINFVMQPEIAAKITNASGNFTASRGADAFVKDDLRDAYRASFNDAAINNIKWYPPVPPGLETMEGQVLDRVQAAN
- a CDS encoding methyl-accepting chemotaxis protein, which gives rise to MNVLNHLRIRTRLLLAVLIPVLITAATIAWITVSQIQAEGEAELERMETNLLDARKAGLKNLVNTARAVVLHAKNDPALSEEEAKEEAAARLRSIRYDETNYVFAYTRDVYNLAYAPDPSKEGPTNNPTVRKLIASLYDAAESDGFFAYNWANPASGNEEPKVSYSTIIPDWDWMIGTGVYVTNIDKQVAKARADIEDEIASALGFILLVTSVIVVISLLIGLLVGRTVTGPLNTVSNMMQEIANGDGDLRQRLPEEGTDELAELGRRFNAFVIKIQTTIREVGATTDQVASAAEELSRVASETRASVQEQGSETDQIASAINEMAATIQQISGNANEVEGAASDADRMAREGGETIASAQGSVNKLSEEIQESARNIDALAEKSDDIQQVLDVIHAVTEQTNLLALNAAIEAARAGEHGRGFSVVADEVRQLAKRSAESADQIREMIDGFVTESRSAVERMNKSRDRSSETVERIDHATSALGTIEKSVGQIHDQVTQIATAAEQQSQVAEEINQNVVRIVDAAQRSDTGVTQTNEASHELARLGESLRELIGQFKV
- a CDS encoding CHAD domain-containing protein, translated to MKHLFLIRHAKSSWADEDLGDRERPLNARGEKQLAPLGKALTQNGGFDAVLYASNAERAKQTLAGVLPATFPAGRAHVSPELYTFDYQQLVHWLQKRENEEQIALIGHNPALLELAQWLLKHPPAHLPTASFIHIHIPVDHWCELKKGKGRLDRFLTPKDFSYPDFARKLKKRAETDGNNPAKDIPAALRHQLTVINQLEPGVILGLDNEFLHHYRIAIRRSRAIAESIQEVTRDNLLSRAIKQLKRHAKATGRLRDLHVLLEDLARLCQGNEELRTTLHTYFENEAEEEHARLVNKLNGKHYHDSMNDWHHLIDSRKFNKLAGKLTPKDIRKVVEQRIRQFNRRTAELMVTSPDEDIHRLRKLLKRIRYLMELDKAGWKGGLKTLKGRQKLYGGFQDLRVQIELMEQFRNNAPKALPAAISGLEDVLKQQKADVRKQILALGGLDGAQL
- a CDS encoding ABC transporter permease, with product MKSSASKLSLWLFLAPFLLWIVLLVVVPHLQMLRVSFQVRESWDTLAWGLEQYQNFFTESYYWRTFVRTGVISLFTTFLTLIIAFPIAWYIAKLARGRSKGILFLACLIPFWASELVRTYGWMILLRESGLFSSWLQLLGWADGPVEMLYNDVAVIIGLVYNGLLFMLVPLVTTLDGMDENLVEAGYDLGGNHATVLREVVVPWAMPGIVSGCIVVFMLTLGSYLTPVLMGGKDSAWFTQQIFTQFITRFNWEQGAALGVLLLVLSSVIVWLGLKLTGQSLRKVMG
- a CDS encoding sensor domain-containing diguanylate cyclase, with the protein product MHMPRPLYLIISLFLAISMAQLAHAASQPVSEGWEYRWGDSPFNAEGVPEWTRKDESGQWHDIGFPSNPPNRDGREHVWYRVTLPAGEWQEPVLYIFSVDIIVQVYLDGEKIYQYGSFDKQGRGAFEGWPWHEISLPEEYENKTVYFRVFSDYTDIGLWGEVSIMNHPDLVLYIVGSSLESLIIAGFSSLIAMLALIFALMQTEKRTFASIALFTFSSSVMLVSESQASLLIAYKPLLWDYLAAGSYYMLPVAMALLLGQWLAGHRPWIINLIWKLHAVYLIGAIGLALTGAVDLSSTFPPFDGLFLISLVTIGAVLVRRFRQMSREQQSLLVAYGVFCVLLIADMAVAHGVLPWVRVPVSWGMLVFSLTVVMISLRHFVATQKALRDLNVSLEEQVAERTASAESLARREQARVRMLTFENEKNRVLSDVITELQDCVGLDQALSLLARAMPDLCSPLRGVFYGRSREGVYERIGEWGFRGETDMLPLRLESGKNLPKPTVLPPPSHECPKQQAGDELGGLMCFWVNLESASDGRVTEGVLLLEGDGVFALAETEYGSARLFTALDQAVQRIGIALSSISLREDLQKFSYEDALTGLKNRRYFDQLFEHECAVAHRKELPLSLLLVDIDHFKNFNDTHGHESGDRALQSVAMVLQRQFRDSDVVCRYGGEEFVVIMPGAITSDARERAQNLCEAVSDVPVIYHGKDLGRLTVSVGVACWPDSGSGPEGLLSLADKALYLAKEEGRNRVEIYGSQAA